Proteins encoded within one genomic window of Macrotis lagotis isolate mMagLag1 chromosome 3, bilby.v1.9.chrom.fasta, whole genome shotgun sequence:
- the LOC141517026 gene encoding olfactory receptor 4C11-like — protein MKNNVTEFILLGLTQDPVKKKIVFVIFLLFYTATMFGNLLIILTIKISPTLGSPMYFFLTYLSFADFCFSSATAPKLIVDNLSNKQTVSFDECMMQVFAIHFFGCMEVLILILMACDRYVAICKPLHYTVIMNPKVCEILVISACVVSFLHANTQVFLVLRLPFCGPNVIDHYCCDLEPLLKLACTDTYVISILVIFSSGAVCMVTFAILMTSYTIILYSLRNHSAEGRRKALSTCTSHIIVVIIFYVPCIFIYTRPPITFPVDKMVSVFYTIGTPLLNPLIYTLRNAEVKTAMGKLWSYRVSSHGK, from the coding sequence atgaaaaacaacgTGACTGAATTCATTCTTCTTGGACTGACACAAGATCCAGTGAAAAAGAAGATagtatttgtgattttcttgcttttctataCAGCAACTATGTTTGgaaacctgctcatcattttaacCATCAAAATCAGTCCCACACTTGGTTCCCCCATGTATTTCTTTCTGACCTATTTATCTTTTGCAGACTTCTGTTTCTCTAGTGCCACAGCACCCAAATTGATTGTTGACAACCTGTCTAACAAACAGACTGTTTCTTTTGATGAGTGCATGATGCAAGTCTTTGCAATACATTTCTTTGGATGCATGGAAGTCTTGATCCTTATCCTCATGGCTTGTGATCGTTATGTGGCCATCTGTAAACCTTTGCACTACACAGTCATCATGAACCCAAAGGTGTGTGAAATTTTAGTAATATCGGCCTGTGTGGTGTCTTTTCTACATGCAAACACCCAGGTCTTCCTTGTATTGAGGTTACCATTCTGTGGTCCAAATGTGATTGATCACTATTGTTGTGACTTGGAGCCTTTGTTGAAATTGGCCTGCACTGATACATATGTCATAAGCATATTGGTTATTTTTAGTAGTGGGGCTGTATGCATGGTGACCTTTGCAATTCTAATGACCTCCTATACTATAATcctttattctttaagaaatcatagtGCAGAAGGGAGGCGTAAAGCCTTATCCACTTGTACCTCCCACATAATTGTGGTCATTATATTTTATGTCCCTTGTATCTTTATATATACTCGACCTCCAATCACATTCCCTGTGGATAAGATGGTGTCTGTGTTTTATACTATTGGAACTCCTTTGCTCAACCCCTTGATCTATACATTGAGGAATGCAGAAGTAAAAACTGCTATGGGGAAGCTATGGAGTTACAGAGTAAGTTCACATGGCAAATAG